The Hermetia illucens chromosome 2, iHerIll2.2.curated.20191125, whole genome shotgun sequence genomic interval CTGACTGTTTTatagaaaaaacaaaattattccttttaaGTCTGTTAGCGTCCTTAGATTTGTAAACCTGCCTTAATTAATACATGGAGATATAATGGATGTATTCTGGCCTGAGTCCTTGAATCTAACCTATTCTAACCTAACTAGATGTATgggcattcttctgtttttttccaCTCAAATATGCGGGATGAAGTAATTGAATGTCAAGGCATTGTAGAATCATTATCATTAACGgcgtaacaatcggtatccgctctaggcctgccttaataaggaagtctagacatcccggctttgcgccgagttccaccaactcgatatccaataatcatcttcatctatacggattaattgacccggccaccgcagcctgttgagtCCGGTTGTATTCTCTATCAgccggtcatggtaccgcttaTAGATTTTGTAGGAGGCcagaaattctttggaggattcttctctggaacgcggctaagagttcgtaatttttcttgttaagggcctccgaggaatacatggaactggcaagatcatagtccagtacagtatgagctttgaTTCTATcatgggacgtttcgagcggaacagtttctgcaaactgaaataagctctgttggctgccaacaatcgccaactatactatatactatatgTCTATAACTtcagcatagcccagtagttggatgAACTTGCTGTTTCATCATTtcgtcgaggaccaggttaaaaatTGAGCACCATggagcatctccttgtcttagaccgttgttgatgttgaatggtcgcgGCTTTGAATTCGAtgaaactgatgaccatattccaactgttttttttgccgtagagagaatatctgatctgtGTGTgagatctccctttttatgtatgggacagataatgttcTCTTCATTATCAGTtatgaggcattgattcgctgtcccacaccttgagcataagatGATGAATTGCTAGGGCAAACTGGTTTCcttgatatttaaccaattcgggtgGTAGTTCCATCAGCACTTGGCGAGTTATGATTCTTAAGGcgacgaattgcacggactgttttttctataccTCGTGGGTTGCAGCATTTGTCGATTTGTCTTCAGTCGACGGGaagtccaactcgccgatattttggttgttgatcagttcatcaaaataccatGAGTACCATCCCATTGCTTCAGTATGCCCATGCGgtcggaaataagattttcctctttatttcGACAGGATgggcatcaaggtgtataaggcttcattctgctgacttgttggtaaaacttgcgcctggtgcggttgctccttgtacttttggACTTCccagcttcagtgttcactctcgcctgattgtcagtgttatgttattcgagcccgaagCACCGTGCCGTGATCTGACTATATATTGAAGCTTTTGATAGCCCACTAGCATTCCCAGAAGATAAGGACGACATTGGCTAagataattttaaatttaggATGTTATGGCATCCAAAAACGACTTGGTATTGCGTATCGTCCAGAAGTTGCAAGTATCGAGCGGTTATAGGCAATTTTCCATTGCCATTGGTGATTAGGCAATAATATTCGCCTAGTGTTCCTTTTTTCCATGCCTTTGAGACCGCAACTTCCTTTTCTTTCTTCAAGATTTAGGGAATAATCTGAGATGACATCTAGAAGTTTAGGGTGGTCCTTAGGTGGCTGACGAGTTTTTTGATCAGATCCCATGGTATTGAGTAATTAACTCTTTTTGATGACCGAGCCAGAAAGGGTGGattgaaaatctgatctgatgctgTTTGCGAATATTCCTGTTTATTTTGTTCTTGAGTTTCTCAAGAAGTAGATGTTGGATACGTTGTCTATTTAAATACACATTCGTATTTCCGGGCTCACTAGCCGTATTGTTGCCGAATTTCATATGAGCCTTACCATTATGTTTAGTAGAGCTGGTGCGCGGACAAGAGATTGCTGAGGCGAAATACCTAGTTGTAGCTGCTCAAGTGAGTATTACGCTGAGGCACCATCATTTTGTATGGATGAAACTGTGTAAACTGGTCTTATTTTCGATATATGATGCAAGACGAGAGAAGGCGGGAACTGGCAATAATTTCCTTCACGGGCTATGTCtcaactgccaccagtgagatttgaactgcgacgtTCCGTAGGATAGCCTAATCTGGTCGAAATAAACTAACAACAATAGAAGAAGACACGCTTATTAAAAGTGACCAGTGTTTATCTATTCAGAAGAAGAAAGGGCATTAGACATTTGTACTGTGCCGACTCTAAAGCCGGAAGGAGGCAGTGTCATAGTTTGGATGTGGTTTAGTAGTGGAAGACGTGGACTTTTCAACCAGAATCGAGGAAATactgaaaaagaaaggtatttgAAAGTTTTGCTGCTACATACCGTACCCTCTGGACTCAACATCATTGGGCAAAATTTTGctttccaacaagataatgatccgaaGCACTCCTCTAAACTGTGCCAAGAGTTCCTAAATGGAAGAGAAAAACCACAACCACCAGATCTCTCTCCCTCGAACTTATTTGAGATGAGCTCGACCGAAGAATTAAGAGTCGATCTACATCTAGTGCAGGACAACTGTGCATATTATTTTAAAACGAATagaaaaattgaaggaaaattattttcaaaaactcaCAAACTTCACACAGAATGCCTAAAATTCTGGGGAAGAAATCCAACACAAAGAGCGTCATTTTGACGAAGCCAAAATTtacttacacaaaaaaaaaataaataaataaattacaagtcgggaaaccggaagctggacgcttcaggtatgaaaggttttgtgtatttcttatataaaagcatttgaatgtgcatttgccgattagtacgtagcacatagtatatgcatatattatgtgtatccactttcgggtgttattaacatttatagtctttaatttgaaaagaagcgacaaattttacctattataactttgttagtaatagtatgatttccatcaaacttggtaggatcatgcctatattatagtctatattactgcgaaTTTCCAATAAACTTCAAAACAAAGACTGGCCTCGGGAAGCacctaaccgagacttttcatttgatacctcacataactatatttggttccccttttgcatgtatgggaagcagatatacactcaaatattctttcattcattcttttaAACTTTCTGAAGTGACATTTTCTGGCAAGACATCTGTATCGAGCGGCACAAAGATAGTTGTCGTGACTTCCAACCTCCCAGTCAGTCATTTCAAAGCTAAGCTAAATATGATGAATACGCGACTCAATTGCTAAATTATATGACATTTAGTTGTTATCTCTGCTACCTGAAGCATCTTCTTAGTAAGTGACATGTATCATATGACTTTTGagaaaatttatattataaagTAGGAATGATAACATCCACAGATTATTCGCAAGCGATAGTCGGCTTCGGCATTCGATGGCTGGTACATTACAGTATTACTCGATGATAtttaatatggttgccatttattccatcgaagtcgatggtaaataaccaaaaggcaggccgaatcaacggtggcttgatacgctgaatggggatttaaaagcctcgaggttgcacccagatcaggcattcgatagagtcaaatggcgaaatcgattacgacgagccgaccccgcttgtgaacgggacaaatgctgaagaaaaatgCAATTAccgccccttcttaatgtgtgacctatccactgccattgaAGCCTTACGATCACCGTGCGTACGAATGCCACGCCTGTGCGCCtactaagttcttcgtttgaggtaGTGTCAGACCAGCGCACTCCGATTATACGaagcagacaggtgttcacgaaggaTTGGAGATTTTGAGTAACAGGGGggttcactttctatgtgttACTCTCAAATAGCAACACTCAAAACAACACAGGATAGTCTTTTGACCTTGGTGTATAACTGCACTTATTGATATTAGTCAGGGCAACGAAAAGAGATCCAGCGCGCCAGGCAACATTCAATTCGGCTCCACGGTTGGCAGGAACCACACTTTCTGTATTGATCGacatcttcgatgctctgcccattaatgcaggtagAGAGAGTACGaatccaactctatttgcctctgtttccagagtcatttggtcatggtccatgacctggtgggaaagcaaacagatgtcatcaacgtagtcgaggtgtttgagaaaagatgtcacagtccattaaattcctccatgtcctccgtacaaagcagcatgaagaatgttgTCGATATCAAGAGGAAATAAATCCTTCGAGATGTTAGCTGGctgtagcacgtgacattttgcgccatcatatatctcttagtttcttcggaatgctcctcctgcatagagcactccagatacgctccctgttcatgctatcgaaagctctctggaaatcgatgaagagcaggtgcagcaaaAATCTAAACTCTTCGCAccgttccaaaattatccgtgggatgttgatgtggtgaatgcagaaggaacggaaaccagcctacGCTCTGTCGAACAAGTTTTcgcgatgttctttgatgcgagCCACGATTGCTTTAGCTGTTATTTTTACGCCAGCAGGGATCATGCAGATACCACAGTCACACTCACAACGGATCCCCTTCTTTGTGATCTGGACGACCATCCCCTTTccccactctctgggaaaggtctcagatacccaagatttccatacgagtggaagtagcagaaatgcaataactgcagatgcagcgataaatgattctgcggggagaccgtcaagcctagTGGCTTTctgttctgcttggaggaacagtcgatATCCGTTTGCTACGGTGACTAGCAATTTCATCCTCAAGGGGAGGAAGCTAACCGGATGTGATACCATTACGAATcatgatgaagtgttctttccacctcttcggtTGCTGGTCATTGTCGATGATGTCCTGTAACGTGATAACACATCACCACGAACATTACAAAATACTCTTTCGGATGGCGATGCGAGGATGTGACGCTATGACGCTAAGCCAAGTCGGGATGTTAAGTGATATTGTGATGTTGATTGATGTTTGGATCGCGCTCGGTGAGACTAATGTGTTATTACAATGTATGCAATGCAAGCATCAACACCCAATCTTTACTGCAATTTTCATTCTTCTATATGATATGGTTCGCACACTGTATGTAGATAAGTGTTTCCTTGTTTCCAATATGGCATATTGCGgcagattttattattttttttttattcatttatcaTATTATTGATGACAATTCAATTCCCTTAACAATATATAATATGTAGacgtcaattactcgagatttctaaaatatttattgtttataatttttatgaCTCATGAGTTGGAATTTGTCTGATTCTCCTTTTTAATCATTATTATTTTGTGCTCTTTTAGGATCATACCAGCCTAGCAATGCGATGATGCTTACTTTCTATGCCTATTTCAAACAAGGAACCCAAGGACCTTGTCGGCAAAGTAAACCTGGTTTTTGGGACGTTGTTGGAAGGTAGGTCACTCCCTCCTTATGAGCCTTGGatatatacaatattttcttttctttcagaGCAAAATGGGATGCCTGGTCGGCATTAGGTGATATGTCGCGCGAACGAGCTATGCAACTATACGTTGAtgaattgaagaaaattattgaaaCGATGTCCTACACCGAAAATGTTGCTAACTTTATGGACAGTATAAGCGAACTGGATGGCGTGAATGTTGACGATCTAGAAGCTGTGGCCCCTGAAATAATGCAAAAAGCACGATCCAATCCAAACTCACCGTTCGCATCGAGAAATACGAGTCCCACTAGACCACCGGCATATATGAATGGATATATGAACGGTGATAGTGGTATTAGTAACGAGAACGGATCTTTCACCCACCAAAACGGCTATTCGAGTACCGTCGAACAATCCGATGATGAGTATATTGACACAGTTGACGTAAGTTGAATATATGTCCGTCCGCTTTCGATTTGTTTCATGCGCAATTTAGTGGCTAATATTATGTTCATATGGAAAAATAGGATTAGTAAATGTTTGGGCATAGCCTTCTGTATTGTCCAACTAATTCCCACTAGTCTAAACGCCGCTAATCAGTAATCTTATtataacaatttttatttaaaataacatTTCAGCATTCTTGCCCATTGTTCCTAGTTTtaagtttttcaattttaaatttaaaatgcttAATATTTGAAGATATAACTAATCTAATTTTTTACCAGaatgtgaaaatattgcatCCAATTGAATTCTTCTCATGTATTTGTCTATAAATACTATCAAAAGGAAAAATAGTTCATGTGTGCTTATAGAATGGATTTGTTTCCTGGGTAAAAAAGTCAGTACACTGTTAGAGCTTCTGAATAAATTGTTTggctaaaaaaattgaaattgatatatatatgtatgaaaaGTATTCccaggaaaaataatattttatcaATATGAATAGAATAGCACTGGGTTTCCTGGAAGAGACAAATAATTTCTAAGAAAGAAAACAGGAAATATTTACAGCCCTAGGAAATAGattcatttttaataattaataaaaggATAGCGATCAGTTTCGGCTGGAAAATTATGTTTCGTGGTTGTCTTTATTTCATTTTGTGCAGCTTAGAATAACAATATTTTCCTTTGGCCTAAAAACATGCTTGTTTTAACCTTTTTATCCTGGAGTGTAACTATCCTGACTAACATTCAGTTCAGCTATCTATGTTATGTGTTTTTGTTTGTCTCTTTATCTTTGTAATGCTTCATTCAGGAGGGTGCGGAGTATTCATCGTATAGAAAATCTAGAACACATGCTAACAGCATTGTTGCAAGAGTAATATATCGTTTATTATCCTCTAATCTATAGATGCAATTCATAAATACAATTATAAATTACAGAGAAATGAGAGCCAATTGGAAATAACGACATCACAAATCCTTAAGATTGTTCAAAAGATGAATTCAGATATTGCAACTGTGAATCAACGAATAAATGCACTTGAGAAGCAACTGACAGAAGTGGCATCGAAAAGTAATCAACAAAATCGAAAGGTAAGTTTATAGTCGATGTCTAAATAAATAGGATAAGAAGTTAGatgttgtcttctatttgtagtcaagcctaaaattgatagaccagtagcttactccaaactacaatttttattttacagtgtagatatatatttcgggagcaactgtcccccttcatcagtataaagttactaaaaacaattgcgattataccgttctttttatatttaaacgCTAATtacctaaaataaaaaaaagttaaattattaacctaattaccgcggcgagtcttattaattagGGGCAATTACGGGAATCTGTGCTTAATAACCgggtcgcgtcttctctcaaaatttctagactttcccaaggttCCCAAAGGTTGTCTTTTGGTTTGTTTGACGCAAGAGCTCGAGATTTTCacgttgaatggtatgggcttcctcgactatgtgtgctgccactgatgatcttatgcaggacttttgtttccgaacactactcacagcttccttgatatgttcattaaatctagtcgttatcagacGTTTtgtctgtcctatgtatattttattacactcgttgcacgttattcggtagatctcgtttttttcctccgctgctaAAGGATCCTTGACCGGGATCATTTGGGGGGAtcccataccattcaacgcgaaaatcttgagctcttgcgtcatacaaaccgaacgacaacctttaAGTATAAAAAGaaccgtataatcgcaattgtttttagtagctttgtactgatgatgatgatgggtaagttgttcccgaaatatgtatctacactgtaaaataaaaattgtagtttggcgtaagctactggtctatcaaataGGGTAAGTTAAATAGGACAAAATAGCGATAAGAACGAAAAGATTGTCTGGATGTCCTATACTCTAGAAACAGTGAACAAAAGACATATAACAGGCTGATGGTCTCTACCCGAGGTAGTTAGCTGCTGATGCGCTCAACATATGTATCATGAATTGACCAACTAAGCTTCTTTCGAATataatgtcttgccttcattaatgcgcagCCCGAGATCctccgccgcctgctcgatctgaatgaaggtagactctacatctcgggctgttctccccataatgtcgatatcgtcagcatagcccaatagttaggtggacttgaagaggatgatgctttTCGTATTAACATCAGCATCGCAGAacattttttccagggccaggttaacgaggatgcatgatagggcatccccttgtattAGActgttcttttttcttttctttagcgTTTGTCCTGTTTACAATCGGGGTCGTCTCGTTGTGATCAGTCGCATCCATTTATTTTATCACAGAACTGATCTCGATGTAGTCTCGAGGCCTTATCAGCATCCACCGTACcaggccaccattgtttcggccggttttttggtcgcttaccattgactttgatgttcagaaggATGATGGCGTGCGAATTCTCGTTCGCGCTGACAATGATAGTGatagtttcatggggatcggtcgacaaaaattctgttttattcagattcaatctgagatcgtggtTCATGAGGTCATTTTTGGATGGTTTTGCTCGAAATCATCTTTGCTAttaaatgctaggaaaacatcatcttcatAAAGCAGTGGCAAAccccacttaagggggtcatcccttgtgtcggatccgcggaatcgaattttgtttttggcatcaattgtatccagatatATAATGTAGAATTGAGCAAAGTGatgttttgatattcgaagtcgtttggaaattatagtgttaaacacgccagatttatgtcgatcgccgtaataaagctcgtatttatcggtccgaatgacgttcgaatgacttccctaaaaggacaagaattgcagCCAAGGCTGTCTATGTGTTTCATCAAGAAAccgaaggtttatggattaggtttAGCAGATTAATTGtcaattaaggttttatggttaaaaatcgcattgtactttttaaatgcgtttttctcaaaactgcatgttgaaaatcggctgccaccatagcccaaaatttactccacgaaattctttgaaatgttcacgacTTATTGAGAACATATTTCTGCGGTCcgcaaaatttagcttttaatattttttaataatcctagtttgcggactgttgtTAAGTTTGTACgttaaaattccgtttacttttttctctaagatgatcgttgTGCCCTCTAGCGTGAAAGcagaacaccttttttttggagatgggtgcataatttgttctgtatttcaataacgaactctGGGACCGGGTTGGAAAAAAtgctatgcacgctcaagatattgataaatctatgttgaaaatttcgtatttttatctttctccagttcttcacaaaaaatttctaaaaaaaacggtcttcacacgggatgactcccttaattcacggttatttgtgttcaaaaatgttcatggtatgggacagcaaccgaaCCGGGCGCTGGATTCTCTTTCTTTCTCCATAGTGGAATTATGGTGTTCTACCTCCGTCAATAGACCGATTGAagtcaaaatcacactattactaataaagttacagctAAAAGCTAAAAGcggactttaccgtgtaaatttactgcaactaaatatcaatatcacactaaagtgagtagtcacacatgctaaatgcatttacttaacggactacgtaccaattggatagttctgcacccaaatatactcacagaagaagcaaacaaaaccgttcatacctgaagcgctgaccttccggtttcccgacttgttttttatttttgaggttttacCCTTTAAGCgatgaaattgaaaatcaatttttatttatttgttaaaaTTGCAGGACCATTATACTCGTATTTGTGGAATTGTCTCTATTATATTTACGTGTTAATATCTTATTGATCAATCATGgacattattttttcttatAGTTGGCGCATGTTCGAAAATATCCCCAATGGTGGCCGTTCAAAGATATCTCCCCAACGTGGTTTGTCATTTTGATTCTTTGGCCGTTCATTGTTCAACGCCTTGGCACCGTACTTCAACGAAAGAAATGATCGTGATTTCGCGCAAAGTTTTCTACATACCCAAGAAATGTTCACTTTATCAGAAAGAACGATAATCAATGGAATTTATGCTTATTTTACACATATTCTAGTACACTCATGTGTTTAAGGTACACCCGACATTGTATTTTTTTGCAACTTTTTGATAATGTTTTCGTACAATGAAATTTTCATCCCTTTCGCTTTTCGTCAAGTCCGTCGTCATTATATCTTTATACATATACACTTTCCTATTTTGTTCGTTGAGCGAATTTGCTTTCCAAGGGTCTTACGGAGGGAGGAAATAGGAAGCGAAAGGAAAGCATTCGATTTCAAAGTTGTGCACATTTTGAAACGTGCTAAAAGTAACTAAATAACGTCGATTCGAGATGATAGACTTGTAGAATGGAAAACTAAGTTGTAAGTTATGAAAGTGTTAATTCATGTGTCAAAGTTTCCTGGAAACTCTGCATTGCTTCGGAGAACGCAAGGAGCCTTAGGCTGTTGTTAAAATGAAACATTATTTTTGATAATATTCTTTTGAGCAACCTCAACGTAACTTTCACAGGCATACACGAACAAGATTGTACAATTTATATGTGGTTCTAGGCAatgcattttgtttttaatggtgagattttatttagtttctatttttattgtaAGTGTAGTAATTTATGTATAAGCGACTATGGTGTAAAtggaacagaaaaaaaaatactggtTACTTATGGATATTATTGTAGGGGaaagattttataatttttattttttgttttgtctgTGGCTTAGTTTAAATGTACACTCCACGGTTTATGTTATTAAACGTTTATATTGTAACTATATTTCGATTCTTTTATTCAACCATTGAAGAAGGAAGTAGTCAGCGGGATACAAATTGCTAGTGCAGCACTTTCGGAAGTACTCCGGAATTTAGTTCTTGAAGTTCTTGAGGCAACGAAACGAATGTAACCCAGTAAATCAGCAGGATCTGACGAAATCTCAATTGAGCTCCGAAAAGCAAAAAGCTGGAACTCCACACTCTGGCTCAATGAGTTCTCCAACTGTTGTCATTCATCCATTGGGACACAGGGCGTCAGTCACATCTACGGGTCATCGTTGCTACTttactgaaatgtgcttcagctctttCAATGACTGTCCGAGAAACTTGCACTCTTCCTCGACTATGCTACGCATGTGTTCCTGAGGCGGCTCGTTCGCCGGGATAGTGTCAATGCGGTTATCGCCCTGTTTTAATAggcgacctatccactaccgCGTCCGCCTTTTCATTAACACGTCCACGGATATCTGCCCCGTATTTGAAACTGTATCAATCCAGAGCACCACGATGACAAAACGCAGACAAGTGTTAACAAACGCTTTGAGCTTCTGAAtattccatgtgctactttgATTGAGTAGAGGTAGTTACATTTCTAGAATTTGCACAATGTATGaatcctagatatacaaatagaTCGACCCCTTCAATTCTCTACCCTTTAAGGAAAATAGGAAGGGTGCGAAGATCCATTAGACTGAAAACTTTGTCGGTTAAATTTATCTTCTTCGAATCTAGTGCCATTTAGCCAAGATCCATGACTGAGTATATCAGCAATAAGATGTCATCGGCGTAGACAATCTCAGCATCTGTTACTCCGAAATAACTAACGAGAACAAAATCAGGCTCCTAAAATTCGCTTGCTACAGAAATATAGCATTTTCATTTACCTCTTTCTCGCACCGTAGAATCCACAAGAGAACATGTCCCATCAGATAGAACAACGCTCAACCAGACCATTCACAACTGAACTGCATCGACATCGTTGATATGCTATAAATGCGCTCGATGTCACTATTTGCCATTTACCATTAGAGGCAATGGTAAATGGCAATGGCAAGAGCAAGATATTTTTGTTGTTAGAAGTAGCAGGCTCACTCTACTTATCTGGTTCGATATAGAAACGAACGAAGAAATGGTAGAAACGTTAGAGGAGCAAAACCCGTAGATGCTGAACCGCGACTAGGTAGCCGACAACATGAACCTGTAGTGGAGTCAGCtgaaaaatgcaattaaaaCAGCTGCAGAGAATACGACGCAGGAAATGGTTTGACGAAGAATCCCAGCAGGCCATCGCCAACGCTGCATATAAAAAATATCAGTTAGGACCCACAAGAGCCAGTCGCGACAAATCTGTAGAATTACGACATTGCGCTGATAAGATGTGCAGACAGTAGAATTGCGACCATATAAGCGACATTATCTACAAATTGAACTACGACTTTCGGAAACAAATTAAGATACGCTTAGAACTTCGCGAAAAGGATAATAGCAAGATACTAGCGCAGAACTATATTTTGCAGGGATGCAAGGGGATTCTTTTTGGAGACAAGAAGCAGATCAAAGTCGATATGCATAATATTTCGTGGAGCTACTTACcaagtccggatagctcagtggttataGCACAAGACTGTttatacggaaggtcacggttcaaattgcactggtggcagtagaatttgtacagttactgcaggtgcagcgataaataactcagcCAGCGAGTTGATTTCTCTTCAATTTGGAGATGCAatgcgtatccgcatgttacggtgagttTTTCCACCTATTCAGTTCTTcaccatcgtggatgagaagtcaaccgtCGACGTTCTTCACAAGACCACCGAAAATtttgcgaccatatgcaa includes:
- the LOC119650117 gene encoding acyl-CoA-binding domain-containing protein 5 isoform X2: MTSIEDRFNAAVNVIKSLPKNGSYQPSNAMMLTFYAYFKQGTQGPCRQSKPGFWDVVGRAKWDAWSALGDMSRERAMQLYVDELKKIIETMSYTENVANFMDSISELDGVNVDDLEAVAPEIMQKARSNPNSPFASRNTSPTRPPAYMNGYMNGDSGISNENGSFTHQNGYSSTVEQSDDEYIDTVDRNESQLEITTSQILKIVQKMNSDIATVNQRINALEKQLTEVASKSNQQNRKLAHVRKYPQWWPFKDISPTWFVILILWPFIVQRLGTVLQRKK
- the LOC119650117 gene encoding acyl-CoA-binding domain-containing protein 5 isoform X1 encodes the protein MTSIEDRFNAAVNVIKSLPKNGSYQPSNAMMLTFYAYFKQGTQGPCRQSKPGFWDVVGRAKWDAWSALGDMSRERAMQLYVDELKKIIETMSYTENVANFMDSISELDGVNVDDLEAVAPEIMQKARSNPNSPFASRNTSPTRPPAYMNGYMNGDSGISNENGSFTHQNGYSSTVEQSDDEYIDTVDEGAEYSSYRKSRTHANSIVARRNESQLEITTSQILKIVQKMNSDIATVNQRINALEKQLTEVASKSNQQNRKLAHVRKYPQWWPFKDISPTWFVILILWPFIVQRLGTVLQRKK